The genomic window GGCGCGCCGTCAAGGCAGTCGACCTCCAAGCCGGTATCATCGGCAGCACACGGCAGATGATATTTATCCCAGACCGCTTGGGCTTTAAGCAGGGCATTTTCTTCGAGAGTTGCTCCGGTTTCCTCAACATCCGGGAAATCGTCAAAATCGGCAGCGGATAGAATTTCAATATCGGTGCGCTTTAAAATATCTTTTATCTCGGCGAGTTTGTCGCGATTGTTGGTGGCGATTATTAGTGTGTGTTTAGTCATAATAATTTAATGCGTCAAGATGGAAGTCAGCCTTAGCGGACGACAGCCTGACGCTCGCAGTATTATCAATACATATTAATATCAATCTTCATTGCCTTATTAATCTGCTTGCCGACAAAATATTTGCTCATCCGCTTTAGTTTATCCGGTGTATCCGAAACATAATATCTATGTGCTTTTACCCTTTTCAAGGTATTATACAAATTCAAATCTCCCAGCATCTCATTAACCGACCGCGCTGTCTCATCGGCAGAATCGACCAACCTCACCTGACGCCCCATAACTTTGCTGATAACTTTCTTCAAAGGCGGATAATGAGTACAGCCCAGCACTAATGTATCGATATTTTTCTTTTTCATAAATTTAAGATAGTCCTCTGCTATCAAGTAAGCGGCTTTCTTATCAATATAGCCATTCTCGGCTAAGGCTACAAACAACGGGCAAGCTAAACCGAACACTTTAAGCTTGGGGTTTATTTTAAGAAGGGCTTTTGTGTATGATAATGATTCGATAGTGCCCTCAGTGCCAATGACTCCAATTCTGCCGCTTGTAGTATATTCGGATGCCGCTTTGGCGCCCGGTTCAATCACCCCAATCATAGGGATATTATAAATATTTCGGATATAGTCCAGCGCCTGGGCGGAAGCGGTATTGCAAGCAACAACAATAAACTTAACCTGCTGTTCCAGAAGAAAATTAACATTCTGCCGCGAGAATTTCTTAATTATCTCAGCCGAGCGGATGCCATAAGGGAAACGTCCGGTATCGCCGAAATAAACCACTTGTTCATCGGGCAGTTGACTGAATAGCTGTTTTACAACAGTTAGGCCGCCCACTCCCGAGTCGAAAACGCCGATAGGTTTATTGGAGCTTGATTTATCGAAACTGTTCATTTCATAGCTTCATATTTTTTCTTAAATTGAACAACGGATTGAGTTATTGCCTTAGCGATATTCTCACGAGTTTTGGCGCTTTTTAAAAGTTTCTCATCCTTTTTATTTGAAATAAAGGCGGCTTCAACAAGCACCGCCGGCATATAAGCCTTATTAAGCACAAAAAAACCAGCTTGGTCAACACCTCGACTTTTTATCTTGGTAGCCTTCTGTATATTTTGCTCAATCAATGCCGCTAAATCAGCAGATTCCTTTAAAAATTCGCTTTGAACCATATCGAGAAGGATAAAATCGAGGTCGGATACATACTCTTTTTGACTTTCGGGAGTCTCAAACTGGATAGAGGCATTTTCTAAAGCCGCCGCCGCCCGCGCTTGGTCGGTTTTGGCATCAGATAAGAAAAACGACAAAAAACCGCGTGCCTTCTTGTTTGTAGAGGCATTAGCATGGATACTTATAAACATATCAGCGCCCGCTTCATTGGCGATTTTTGTCCGGTCGCTTAAGGCTATAAAATTATCATAGTCGCGAGTCAGAATTACTTGGAAGCCTTCATTTTCGAGCATATTACTTAAAGTTTTACTTAAAGCAAGGTTAAACTCTTTTTCCTTAAATCCGGATGAACCAATAGCGCCATTATCCTCACCGCCATGCCCGGGATCGACAACGATGACATTAATAAGATTGTTTCGCATTTTGGCGGTCGAATTAGGCGTATATGAAAGCACGGTATCGGCAAATCCTTCCCCCTTTATCATTATCTGGATTCGCAGAGGGTTGCTTTTAAGCTTGCTCACAAAGGTGAATTCACGCGGCCTGAGCCGGATTGATAACTGAGCCGAGTTGTCAAACTGATAGGCCTTAGTATCGTATATAGCCTTATCCGGCCTCTTGTTTTTAAACATCATAGTATCGATTTTGCCCTGATACATAGTTAATATGACCCAATTATCGTTAGTTTTGACTACATCATACTTGAGTTCCTCGGTGATAAATACCTCAATCAGTAAGCCATTTATCTTTTGCTGAGCCGTAAGGCCAACAATATTATACAATGCCGGAAACAGCCCTATCGATTTATCTTTTACTGAATATATCAGGTCATCCGGCATCAACTTGTCGATAACCGGTATGAGATATT from Candidatus Zixiibacteriota bacterium includes these protein-coding regions:
- a CDS encoding glutamate racemase is translated as MNSFDKSSSNKPIGVFDSGVGGLTVVKQLFSQLPDEQVVYFGDTGRFPYGIRSAEIIKKFSRQNVNFLLEQQVKFIVVACNTASAQALDYIRNIYNIPMIGVIEPGAKAASEYTTSGRIGVIGTEGTIESLSYTKALLKINPKLKVFGLACPLFVALAENGYIDKKAAYLIAEDYLKFMKKKNIDTLVLGCTHYPPLKKVISKVMGRQVRLVDSADETARSVNEMLGDLNLYNTLKRVKAHRYYVSDTPDKLKRMSKYFVGKQINKAMKIDINMY
- a CDS encoding N-acetylmuramoyl-L-alanine amidase — translated: MNRNLISSYNTAMLKLATCIMVLFISLPAMAGIKAVWVEKDIKTDIASTDYGYVKYISIRDLAKFLEITNKADLRKGVGSLYLENGVLSYTLFSQYITVGDKSYNIHKNIILYNGDFFAPVEYLIPVIDKLMPDDLIYSVKDKSIGLFPALYNIVGLTAQQKINGLLIEVFITEELKYDVVKTNDNWVILTMYQGKIDTMMFKNKRPDKAIYDTKAYQFDNSAQLSIRLRPREFTFVSKLKSNPLRIQIMIKGEGFADTVLSYTPNSTAKMRNNLINVIVVDPGHGGEDNGAIGSSGFKEKEFNLALSKTLSNMLENEGFQVILTRDYDNFIALSDRTKIANEAGADMFISIHANASTNKKARGFLSFFLSDAKTDQARAAAALENASIQFETPESQKEYVSDLDFILLDMVQSEFLKESADLAALIEQNIQKATKIKSRGVDQAGFFVLNKAYMPAVLVEAAFISNKKDEKLLKSAKTRENIAKAITQSVVQFKKKYEAMK